The Treponema sp. Marseille-Q3903 DNA window CTTTTATAATAAAACAATCCGCTTTATCCGATACCGAAATCCTTTCTAAGAATCTTTCAAGACAATAGGTTTGTAAAGCCGCCTGTGGCGTAATATTTAATTCTTTAGCTCTATTTTTTATTATGGCCTTTAGCTGCATTGGATTCTTTGTAATCATAAAAGGACCTCCAAATATGCTCTAACCTTATTTTCTACTTTAAATATTTTTGAATAATTCATCAAAAGTGTAAGATTTTTTGAATCTTTTTTTATATATTCTTTGAATGCAAATGTAATAATCTGAATATCGGTCTTTTCTCGCGTTCTAAGAATTTCACACAAAGTTCTCTCGGGACAATACGATTTAACTCTATGATTCCCATTAGTAAGCACTTCTGTTATTCCTAAATCAAATAACTCTGGTTTACACAGTTTTATTCTTATGCCTAAATTTTCTAATTTTTTAGAATGATAATTGCCTTTAAAAGTCATAGTCCATTCAAAAGGAGTTCTTTCCAACAAATTAAAAAGAAACAAAGATGTTTCCAATGAAAAAATCCCTTTTGAATACAAAGACTGCAAATTAAAAAGTTCATCTTCCAATATTTCTGGATTTTGATATATGCCTCTGCTCGTTTGGATTAATTTACCCTTTTCAACCAATATTTTTAAAAATTGGCGATGAATTCCCATGTCGCTTATTTCTTTTGTAGTAATACGACC harbors:
- a CDS encoding type IV toxin-antitoxin system AbiEi family antitoxin domain-containing protein; protein product: MNANKDNQTRILEIISQNNGRITTKEISDMGIHRQFLKILVEKGKLIQTSRGIYQNPEILEDELFNLQSLYSKGIFSLETSLFLFNLLERTPFEWTMTFKGNYHSKKLENLGIRIKLCKPELFDLGITEVLTNGNHRVKSYCPERTLCEILRTREKTDIQIITFAFKEYIKKDSKNLTLLMNYSKIFKVENKVRAYLEVLL